One Solibacillus sp. R5-41 DNA segment encodes these proteins:
- a CDS encoding sigma-70 family RNA polymerase sigma factor — protein MKINEHNFIKYLQGGKENALDYVIDHYLPLIKGVVLKILGPLDINDIIKECCNDILLSIWKNAKKFNGDAADFQKWVCVIAKYKAIDYYRMEIKKKESPTLDIELTPSDSLKYESTYLEEQENIQAIISTLKPVDQKIFIMRYLLDFDTEEIAHQLQMTKSAIDNRLYHGRKKLKKDLGGMHIEKSV, from the coding sequence ATGAAGATTAATGAACATAATTTTATAAAATATCTTCAAGGCGGCAAAGAAAACGCTCTTGATTACGTAATCGATCACTATCTTCCATTAATAAAAGGTGTTGTATTAAAAATTTTAGGTCCTCTTGACATTAATGACATCATAAAGGAGTGTTGTAACGATATTTTATTATCTATCTGGAAAAACGCGAAAAAGTTCAACGGAGATGCAGCTGACTTTCAAAAATGGGTATGCGTGATAGCCAAATATAAAGCAATCGATTATTACCGCATGGAAATAAAGAAAAAAGAAAGCCCCACTTTGGATATAGAGCTTACGCCGTCTGACTCCTTGAAATATGAAAGCACCTATCTGGAAGAACAGGAGAACATTCAGGCAATCATCTCAACATTAAAGCCTGTCGATCAGAAAATTTTTATAATGAGGTACCTGCTAGATTTTGATACAGAAGAAATTGCCCATCAATTACAGATGACAAAATCGGCTATTGATAACCGGCTTTACCATGGCAGGAAAAAACTAAAAAAAGATTTAGGGGGTATGCACATTGAAAAATCTGTTTAA
- a CDS encoding NUDIX hydrolase, whose product MIYVNVRAIIERNGPNGTEIVIQKRVKSNENKTPYELPGGRLEEFESFMEGLKREVHEETGLHITKIFGEETRIETNDVDSNVEAMKPFAVYQTTNGPVDSLGTYFRCQASGNLVKEGDGTMDIKWIPVDELHHSLEKDLIDFSWVDKSGIMYYLKWYYAEKQQID is encoded by the coding sequence ATGATCTATGTAAATGTTAGAGCAATAATTGAAAGAAATGGACCAAATGGAACTGAAATCGTTATACAAAAAAGGGTTAAATCTAATGAGAATAAAACACCTTATGAGCTACCTGGAGGAAGGTTAGAGGAATTCGAGTCATTTATGGAAGGACTTAAAAGAGAAGTGCACGAAGAAACAGGACTTCATATAACAAAGATTTTTGGGGAAGAAACTAGAATTGAAACTAATGATGTGGACTCAAATGTTGAAGCTATGAAGCCTTTTGCTGTTTATCAAACGACAAATGGTCCAGTAGATTCATTAGGCACTTATTTTCGATGTCAAGCCTCTGGTAATTTAGTTAAAGAAGGCGACGGTACTATGGATATAAAGTGGATTCCAGTAGATGAGCTACACCATTCACTAGAGAAGGATCTAATAGATTTTAGCTGGGTCGATAAGTCTGGAATAATGTATTATTTAAAATGGTATTACGCAGAAAAACAACAAATTGATTAG
- a CDS encoding tyrosine-type recombinase/integrase, which translates to MSEIKTEACIERFQLEYRLRLSSQTMKGYIFSVTQLFDYLKMEPSRVSKKDIRNWLLHLSEAGYKPSTIKDRLIGLKTFFKFCMEEGYVTKNPAKDIPYPKREDKKPTYLNKGQLMLCRELVKGNVMERALLEVLYATGVRISELIAMKKEDINWDEKSIFIPEGKRKKERIVPFSRECGGYLSAYLESRTDDLPYVFVNSRFNRLLHQTRINERFRYYSSQLGFRVTPHMLRHTFATHLVKRGMRFDIIQLLLGHDDPKTTQLYTRFYEEGQKEEYDRWT; encoded by the coding sequence ATGAGCGAAATCAAAACAGAGGCATGCATCGAACGATTCCAACTCGAATATAGACTACGCCTGAGTTCCCAAACAATGAAGGGGTATATTTTTAGTGTTACCCAACTTTTTGATTATTTAAAAATGGAGCCTTCTCGTGTATCAAAGAAGGATATCCGAAATTGGCTACTTCATTTGTCGGAAGCAGGGTATAAACCGAGTACGATAAAAGATCGATTAATCGGATTAAAGACTTTTTTTAAATTTTGTATGGAAGAGGGCTATGTTACTAAAAATCCTGCAAAAGACATTCCCTATCCGAAACGGGAAGATAAAAAACCGACTTATTTAAACAAGGGGCAATTGATGCTTTGCAGGGAACTTGTTAAAGGAAATGTAATGGAAAGGGCCTTACTTGAGGTACTTTATGCGACGGGTGTAAGAATTAGCGAGTTAATCGCGATGAAAAAGGAAGATATCAATTGGGATGAAAAGAGTATCTTCATTCCAGAAGGTAAAAGAAAAAAAGAACGAATTGTTCCATTTAGCCGAGAATGCGGAGGATATTTATCCGCCTATCTTGAAAGTAGAACAGATGATTTGCCGTATGTGTTTGTGAATAGCAGATTTAACCGGCTGCTTCACCAAACAAGAATAAACGAGCGGTTCCGATATTATTCTAGCCAATTGGGGTTTCGAGTTACCCCCCACATGCTCCGCCATACCTTTGCAACTCATTTGGTAAAGAGGGGAATGCGCTTTGATATTATTCAGCTACTTTTAGGGCACGACGATCCGAAAACAACCCAATTGTATACACGTTTTTATGAAGAGGGTCAAAAGGAAGAGTACGATCGTTGGACGTAA
- a CDS encoding tyrosine-type recombinase/integrase, producing MEIRGEFFNQNNYIVVNEFLSSLRKENKKKTTIYLHRTRLQFFFKDRKGEFTEITQDDIQKWLEKLQGDLKERTLQEFVAILRAFYKFCVLMKYVKKSPVMEKKKRAPEKAYWVLKKSLPNEINQTVVNEYLEGMKDSGRTEKRIKTHRSMLQRFFIACKKPYPSITANDIEQWIDKYRDKWSINYISGYYSVIRSFFSFCEEKDYIENMPIKKTRWVGVAEKYWEIQQPIVNHENWEVLNEYLLYLKDEGYSKKTIEDTRIMLQLFFRRRKERFSSITTEEIYLWIEETLKGIRKETSGTYVGFIRSFYRFCVWKGYMERSPVIYKSEWEKGGEKYWVLTKTLVNARNHEVINEFLLSMKVSHFSEGTIRKYCAFLGNFFYERKGDFDSLTSDCILTWLIQHQKEWKEGTVCNYLSMLNSFYYFCVNEEYMEKSPIKMRWFPRIPKSIPKFLEKGEVAKILLESESGEIRNRAIVEFLLATGCRVGEVHRLDKAHIDFENRTAIVTGKGKKIRTVHFTGKCSMILERYLATRKDNQPGLFVSKWGARLGISAIQKIVRRLGESAKISRPLYPHRFRHTFATDLLSKGANLSFIADELGHKDIKVTQIYANLPKQEILTMYRKYMG from the coding sequence GTGGAAATAAGGGGAGAGTTCTTTAATCAAAATAATTATATAGTAGTGAATGAATTTCTTTCAAGCTTGAGAAAAGAAAACAAAAAGAAAACTACCATATATCTACATAGAACTAGGTTGCAGTTCTTTTTTAAGGATAGGAAAGGAGAGTTTACGGAAATTACACAGGATGACATTCAGAAATGGTTAGAAAAGCTACAAGGGGATTTGAAGGAACGAACCTTACAAGAATTTGTTGCAATCCTTCGGGCTTTTTACAAATTTTGTGTGCTGATGAAGTATGTAAAAAAGTCCCCTGTTATGGAGAAAAAAAAGCGAGCACCGGAAAAAGCATACTGGGTATTAAAGAAATCTTTACCGAACGAGATAAATCAAACTGTCGTGAACGAGTATCTGGAAGGTATGAAGGATTCCGGTAGAACTGAAAAAAGGATTAAAACACATCGTTCCATGTTACAGCGTTTTTTTATTGCTTGTAAGAAACCCTATCCTTCAATAACAGCAAATGATATTGAACAATGGATTGATAAATATCGGGACAAATGGTCCATTAACTATATTTCAGGATATTACTCCGTGATCCGCTCCTTTTTTAGCTTTTGTGAGGAAAAGGATTATATTGAAAACATGCCTATTAAAAAGACCCGCTGGGTAGGTGTTGCAGAAAAATATTGGGAAATACAACAACCAATCGTTAATCATGAGAATTGGGAAGTGCTAAATGAATATCTTTTGTATTTAAAAGATGAAGGCTATTCAAAAAAAACGATTGAAGATACCCGCATTATGTTGCAACTTTTTTTTCGAAGAAGGAAGGAACGATTTTCTTCTATTACGACAGAAGAGATCTACCTTTGGATTGAAGAAACATTGAAAGGCATTAGAAAAGAGACGAGTGGCACGTATGTTGGCTTTATCCGCTCTTTCTACCGCTTTTGTGTTTGGAAAGGGTATATGGAAAGATCGCCTGTCATCTATAAGTCAGAATGGGAAAAAGGAGGGGAGAAATACTGGGTATTAACGAAAACATTAGTGAACGCAAGGAATCATGAAGTAATTAATGAATTTTTATTAAGCATGAAAGTTTCCCATTTTAGCGAAGGTACGATTAGAAAATACTGTGCTTTTCTAGGCAATTTTTTCTATGAAAGAAAAGGAGATTTTGATTCGTTGACTTCAGATTGTATCCTGACATGGCTTATTCAGCACCAAAAGGAATGGAAAGAAGGAACGGTGTGTAACTATTTAAGTATGCTAAATTCCTTCTACTACTTTTGTGTAAATGAAGAATATATGGAGAAGTCGCCCATCAAGATGCGTTGGTTTCCCCGTATTCCTAAATCCATTCCAAAATTCTTGGAAAAAGGAGAAGTAGCAAAAATTCTCCTTGAGAGTGAAAGCGGGGAGATTCGAAACCGGGCAATCGTTGAATTTCTTCTTGCTACTGGCTGTAGGGTTGGAGAAGTTCACCGACTCGATAAAGCGCACATTGATTTTGAAAATCGAACCGCTATCGTCACAGGGAAGGGAAAAAAGATCCGCACCGTTCATTTTACAGGGAAATGTTCGATGATTTTAGAAAGGTATCTCGCAACAAGGAAAGATAATCAACCGGGCCTATTTGTTTCGAAATGGGGAGCACGGCTTGGAATATCAGCTATTCAAAAGATTGTCAGGAGGCTAGGGGAATCCGCCAAGATATCACGCCCTCTTTATCCACACCGGTTTCGCCACACTTTTGCAACTGATTTATTATCTAAGGGAGCCAACCTATCGTTTATCGCAGATGAATTGGGGCATAAGGATATAAAGGTTACCCAAATTTACGCCAATTTACCGAAACAGGAAATACTAACCATGTACCGTAAATACATGGGATAG
- the xerA gene encoding site-specific tyrosine recombinase/integron integrase, whose amino-acid sequence MNIEAQQAFFNDHHARFSPETIRGYRIALTQFFVFYEKNYEDVRATDIRSWLAHLEEIGLKPRSIHLKLAALKSFYNYCMEESKIKKNPTLTVSTPKIDDSLPYYLSKKEIALLQELTRQKPRDRAIVETLYATGVRISELLQIKLEDVKWDTRQIWIRKGKGNKERFVLFSYDCAVRLKTYLEQREKESDYLFSNCRGGPLSRVFVEQQFRFFSEELGFKVRPHTMRHTFAAHLAEKGMKFTYIQDLLGHANINSTRIYTRLMNHTRKKQYDQYQI is encoded by the coding sequence ATGAATATAGAAGCGCAACAAGCTTTCTTTAATGACCATCATGCTAGATTTAGTCCTGAAACAATTCGAGGCTACCGAATTGCTCTTACTCAGTTTTTTGTATTTTACGAGAAGAACTATGAAGATGTAAGAGCAACTGACATACGATCTTGGTTAGCCCATTTGGAGGAAATAGGATTAAAACCACGTTCAATTCATTTAAAGTTGGCTGCATTGAAATCATTTTATAACTATTGTATGGAAGAAAGTAAAATAAAAAAAAATCCGACGCTAACTGTCAGTACACCAAAAATTGATGATTCACTTCCTTATTATTTAAGTAAAAAAGAAATTGCATTGCTGCAAGAATTAACCCGGCAGAAACCTCGAGATCGAGCGATTGTGGAGACGTTATATGCGACTGGTGTTCGAATTAGTGAACTATTGCAAATTAAGTTGGAGGATGTGAAGTGGGATACGCGGCAAATCTGGATACGAAAAGGCAAAGGGAATAAGGAACGCTTTGTACTCTTTTCATATGACTGTGCAGTACGCCTGAAAACGTATCTGGAACAGAGAGAAAAAGAAAGTGATTATCTTTTTTCGAATTGCCGAGGCGGCCCATTAAGCCGTGTGTTTGTTGAACAACAATTCCGGTTCTTTTCTGAAGAACTGGGATTTAAAGTGAGACCACATACGATGCGTCATACGTTTGCAGCGCATTTGGCGGAAAAAGGAATGAAGTTTACCTATATCCAAGATCTGTTAGGTCATGCGAATATTAATAGCACCAGAATTTATACAAGATTGATGAATCATACTAGGAAAAAACAGTATGATCAATATCAAATTTAA
- a CDS encoding tyrosine-type recombinase/integrase encodes MTNHEKKYWISTHEAIPIQTRKILNEYLLSLKLANKAEATISKYRSLLERFCSECLVALDLLTSEDVLKWVNKFSVGKKETTVIIVLSILSSFFKFCLEEDYLEKMLMKKRWGPKVPQPLPKFLTEQEYARVKMAAERLPLRDRALVLFLFSSGCRRSEVAQLLIQDVDLERRTVVVQGKGKKFRQVHFSEECALIIKDYLWTRSGDVKEPLFMNIYGQPLQQNGIYKITTKLGKLAGLEQSLHPHCCRHTFATNMLARGAELEFIADEMGHTNLNTTRVYARIPTEDIMLAYQNIMG; translated from the coding sequence GTGACGAATCATGAAAAAAAATATTGGATTAGTACCCATGAAGCAATTCCCATACAAACGAGAAAGATATTAAATGAATACTTACTAAGTTTAAAATTAGCGAATAAAGCGGAAGCAACGATTTCAAAATACCGTTCGCTCTTAGAGCGTTTTTGTAGCGAGTGTTTAGTTGCGTTGGACTTGCTAACCTCCGAAGATGTATTGAAATGGGTGAATAAATTCTCGGTAGGGAAAAAGGAAACAACAGTGATTATTGTACTTTCTATTTTGTCTTCTTTTTTTAAGTTTTGTCTTGAGGAAGATTACTTAGAGAAAATGTTGATGAAAAAGCGGTGGGGACCGAAAGTACCTCAGCCTTTGCCAAAATTTCTTACAGAACAAGAGTATGCACGAGTGAAAATGGCTGCGGAACGGTTGCCTCTCAGAGACCGGGCACTTGTCCTATTTCTATTCTCTTCTGGCTGCCGAAGGTCCGAAGTTGCTCAATTATTAATTCAAGATGTGGACTTAGAACGACGAACTGTTGTAGTTCAAGGGAAAGGGAAAAAATTTCGACAGGTTCATTTTTCAGAGGAATGTGCGCTCATTATAAAAGATTACTTATGGACGAGATCCGGTGATGTGAAAGAACCGTTATTTATGAATATATATGGTCAGCCGCTTCAACAAAATGGTATCTATAAAATCACCACGAAACTTGGGAAATTAGCGGGTCTTGAGCAATCGTTACATCCGCATTGTTGCCGGCATACCTTTGCGACGAATATGTTAGCCAGAGGAGCAGAACTGGAATTTATTGCAGATGAAATGGGGCATACCAACTTGAATACTACTCGTGTTTATGCACGCATACCTACGGAAGATATTATGTTAGCTTATCAAAATATAATGGGGTAG
- a CDS encoding ABC transporter ATP-binding protein, giving the protein MNILLSAKNVIKIYNKNQAYGLNKVSFDIESGEFVAIMGASGSGKTTLLNVLSTIDTPTDGDILINGVNIRTLNDNKSADFRNKYLGFIFQEYFLLDSLTVKENIAVPLTLLQKSPKEIESSINSLANRFGIFEQLSKYPSQLSGGQKQRVAAARAIVKQPSILFADEPTGALDSSSATALLYKLREVNEELHTTILMVTHDAYTASFSSRILIFQDGDILKELRRNGRDRKDFYEDILTEITKIEINKR; this is encoded by the coding sequence GTGAATATATTATTATCTGCGAAAAATGTGATAAAGATTTACAATAAGAATCAAGCGTATGGACTTAATAAAGTATCTTTTGATATTGAGTCGGGTGAATTTGTGGCTATTATGGGGGCATCAGGATCCGGGAAGACAACTTTATTAAATGTCCTATCAACTATTGATACGCCAACCGATGGTGATATTTTGATAAACGGTGTAAATATTAGGACACTCAACGATAACAAATCGGCTGATTTTAGAAATAAGTATTTAGGATTTATTTTCCAGGAGTATTTCTTGCTCGATAGTTTAACGGTGAAGGAAAATATTGCTGTACCACTTACTTTGCTACAAAAATCCCCAAAAGAAATTGAATCATCTATAAATAGCTTAGCAAATCGTTTTGGGATATTCGAACAATTATCCAAATACCCGAGTCAACTTTCTGGAGGACAAAAACAAAGAGTAGCTGCAGCAAGAGCAATTGTGAAACAACCAAGTATTTTATTTGCAGACGAACCCACAGGTGCGTTAGATTCAAGCTCTGCAACAGCATTACTTTACAAATTAAGAGAAGTCAATGAGGAACTTCATACGACGATTTTAATGGTAACGCATGATGCTTATACTGCAAGCTTTTCGAGTAGAATTCTAATATTTCAAGATGGAGATATTTTGAAAGAGCTAAGAAGAAATGGTCGAGATAGAAAGGATTTTTATGAAGATATATTAACAGAAATTACCAAAATCGAGATAAATAAGAGATAG
- a CDS encoding FtsX-like permease family protein: MGLLTIANKNLKKNFAFYSLYFVSVAFVLMVFFTFISFSMNDIIMEKISSDGRVETMSRTVAVFVMAFVLFYMSYSNTFFMKKRMKELGIYSLLGYRKSSMLKLLTFENTLICFGSLLVGIAIGSITHKGIVEVIVRVLKLQIETSEIPLINYSAVLFTFVFVFVVLAVLFVSNWIVLRKSSLLTLIRLEKSGEKQIKVKGFLAILGILLILVGYVLALDITRGKESLWKTIGFSPIALLTMISVVIGTIFFIHSCLPFAIRKLEKKKKWFYKELNIIILPKFIYKIRSKAKTLILLTLLASGTLAIFGSTVLTIYYPVAATERIIPSAIEFPVEDKQVADKVIEIVKDTVSEDNMKYTETTIIQATSSSEKLPYEYNPKEVPGFDLISESDYKELMEIQGKDAEFNNLTYNESILVKYRPEKGNPDKGNMYALTLASDNSVDITVKDTTLLNPIGFSNSIGTLIISDNLYNDIRNSGLPEKTIMSIDGTDMRDNKEVYENLAPLFEDNIYFASSYQRNELITHENSSTFLLIIFVTIIFFIATGSILYFLNISSTMSDKDDFTILERMGYNKKKIKKIIRKEVFTLFSIPYVLGITHSIFALIAYKSALMDDLLGKSSAFLLPILFVVIIFTLVYIFYYLVTKRACYKIIFSNKM; encoded by the coding sequence ATGGGATTATTAACAATAGCAAATAAGAATTTGAAGAAGAATTTCGCCTTCTATTCTCTCTATTTCGTTTCAGTGGCATTTGTTCTTATGGTGTTTTTCACCTTTATTTCCTTTTCCATGAACGATATTATTATGGAAAAGATTTCGTCCGATGGCAGAGTAGAAACAATGTCGAGAACGGTGGCGGTCTTTGTTATGGCATTTGTTCTATTCTACATGTCCTACTCCAACACTTTCTTTATGAAAAAACGAATGAAAGAACTTGGGATTTACTCTCTTTTAGGATATAGAAAGTCCAGTATGTTAAAACTATTAACCTTTGAAAATACTTTAATTTGTTTCGGCTCTCTATTAGTAGGAATCGCTATAGGTTCAATTACTCATAAGGGAATTGTCGAGGTGATAGTCAGAGTATTAAAATTACAAATAGAAACTTCTGAAATACCACTTATCAATTATAGTGCGGTTCTATTCACTTTTGTATTTGTATTTGTTGTTTTGGCGGTCTTGTTTGTATCAAACTGGATAGTCCTTCGAAAAAGCTCACTATTAACGCTGATCCGTTTGGAAAAGAGCGGAGAGAAGCAAATTAAGGTTAAGGGGTTCCTAGCAATATTAGGGATATTATTGATTTTAGTCGGCTATGTCTTAGCCCTTGATATTACAAGAGGAAAAGAATCGTTGTGGAAAACTATAGGATTTTCACCAATTGCACTTTTGACAATGATAAGTGTGGTAATAGGAACCATTTTCTTTATTCATTCTTGTTTACCTTTTGCTATCCGAAAATTGGAGAAAAAGAAAAAGTGGTTTTACAAGGAATTGAATATAATTATCCTACCAAAATTTATCTATAAAATCCGATCAAAGGCCAAGACGTTAATTTTATTAACTTTATTAGCTTCAGGAACTTTGGCTATTTTTGGTTCAACTGTACTTACTATTTATTATCCTGTTGCGGCTACAGAACGTATCATACCTTCAGCTATTGAGTTTCCTGTTGAAGATAAACAAGTAGCTGACAAAGTAATTGAAATTGTGAAGGATACCGTTAGTGAAGATAATATGAAATATACAGAGACGACTATTATTCAAGCAACTTCCTCCTCGGAAAAGTTGCCTTATGAATACAATCCAAAAGAAGTGCCGGGATTTGACCTTATCTCCGAATCGGATTATAAAGAACTTATGGAGATTCAAGGTAAGGATGCAGAATTCAATAATTTAACTTACAATGAGTCTATCTTAGTAAAATATCGCCCTGAAAAAGGAAACCCGGATAAAGGAAATATGTATGCCTTGACCCTTGCATCTGATAATAGCGTAGATATTACAGTAAAAGACACAACTTTACTCAATCCAATTGGGTTTTCTAATAGCATTGGCACACTTATTATTTCAGATAATCTTTACAATGACATAAGAAATTCTGGACTTCCTGAAAAAACTATTATGAGCATTGACGGGACAGATATGAGGGATAACAAAGAGGTTTATGAAAACCTAGCTCCACTATTTGAAGACAATATTTATTTTGCAAGTAGCTACCAGCGAAATGAATTGATTACTCATGAGAATAGTTCAACATTCTTACTCATTATCTTTGTTACAATCATCTTTTTTATTGCAACGGGTAGCATTCTCTATTTCCTTAATATTTCTAGTACGATGTCTGATAAAGATGATTTCACGATTTTAGAAAGAATGGGCTATAACAAGAAAAAGATAAAAAAGATCATAAGAAAAGAGGTTTTCACTTTGTTTAGCATTCCCTATGTATTAGGGATAACGCATAGTATTTTTGCCCTGATAGCCTATAAATCGGCTTTGATGGACGACTTGTTAGGAAAAAGTAGTGCCTTTTTATTACCTATTCTTTTTGTGGTAATTATTTTTACCCTTGTGTATATCTTTTATTATTTGGTAACGAAACGAGCATGTTATAAGATTATTTTTAGCAATAAAATGTAA
- a CDS encoding sensor histidine kinase produces MKKSYEKKQILILANQLFVVILLCYDFSQNHLVGTAKFVPLMLITIIAIEGAYIGFLNIKENITLSQFSNLLILSSWQFLFTLNENPIFYKLSTLLSVVILYKTVQFLLLFFFQDSTYAYKKAKDWILRSVFLVTLIANFISDRMFATLFLCQLIVSFSCIVFLFLKHRRRITFVLKSEKKHLLQSFAVIMFLFIGYVILFAKKPDYLSNLGWYIMILVPLFSIHTMAFKNHKFIKRDFHLKEGKWGIAFLFSLVCIISFGVLFRFNMITYFIIIHTIFWFVLLYFILLYRDIKITILDSDKEEQIILQKGFYAHNLIQITKEEELKRDFSNYLHDEVLQDILSIKNMMNKSNKKEIQEIIVKTLENLNLSLREQMQEYHPILLKTLTLKENYSNLLEMVQQKYGMKNIDISFHCNENLFLVEPYHLVIYRVLKELVTNAFKHSKGSKLVVSLTQENDEIELIVKDNGTGLMENEKYVPNDHRGLNSIKEQLLLLNGKMTISECNSSGLCVAIRIPMKGDHSYQYFINR; encoded by the coding sequence ATGAAAAAGTCGTATGAGAAAAAACAAATCTTAATCTTAGCAAATCAGCTATTTGTGGTTATTTTGTTATGCTATGATTTTTCACAGAATCATCTTGTAGGAACAGCGAAGTTCGTTCCGCTAATGCTAATAACTATTATAGCCATTGAAGGGGCATATATTGGTTTTTTAAATATAAAAGAAAATATCACCCTATCACAATTTTCTAATTTGCTAATCCTTTCTTCATGGCAGTTTTTGTTTACTCTTAATGAAAATCCTATTTTTTATAAACTCAGTACCCTACTTAGTGTAGTGATTTTGTATAAGACCGTACAATTCCTGCTATTATTCTTTTTTCAAGACTCCACCTATGCCTATAAGAAAGCAAAAGACTGGATTTTAAGAAGCGTATTTTTGGTGACATTGATTGCGAACTTTATAAGCGACAGAATGTTTGCAACGCTGTTTTTATGTCAATTGATTGTTAGTTTCAGTTGTATCGTTTTTCTATTTTTGAAACACCGAAGAAGAATTACATTTGTTTTAAAAAGCGAGAAAAAGCATTTACTCCAATCGTTTGCTGTTATTATGTTTCTCTTTATTGGATATGTTATACTGTTCGCAAAAAAACCAGACTATCTAAGTAATTTAGGCTGGTATATCATGATCCTCGTTCCTTTATTTAGTATTCACACAATGGCATTTAAAAATCATAAATTTATCAAGCGAGATTTCCATTTAAAAGAAGGGAAATGGGGAATAGCGTTCCTATTCTCTCTTGTTTGTATTATTTCATTTGGGGTGTTGTTTAGGTTTAATATGATTACCTATTTCATCATCATACATACTATTTTTTGGTTTGTTCTGCTTTATTTCATATTATTATATAGGGACATCAAAATCACGATCTTAGATTCGGATAAAGAAGAACAAATAATTCTTCAAAAGGGCTTTTATGCTCATAATCTTATACAGATAACTAAAGAGGAAGAGTTAAAAAGGGACTTTTCTAATTATTTACATGATGAAGTATTACAAGATATATTATCCATTAAAAATATGATGAATAAATCAAACAAAAAGGAGATTCAAGAAATAATAGTAAAAACTCTGGAGAACTTAAATTTGTCATTACGAGAACAGATGCAAGAGTACCACCCAATACTATTAAAAACGCTCACGCTAAAAGAAAACTATAGTAATTTGCTTGAAATGGTACAGCAAAAATATGGAATGAAAAATATAGATATTTCTTTTCATTGTAATGAAAATCTATTTTTAGTTGAACCCTATCATCTTGTTATATACCGGGTTTTAAAAGAACTGGTAACAAACGCATTTAAACACTCTAAAGGGTCTAAGCTAGTTGTGAGTTTGACACAAGAAAATGATGAAATAGAACTCATAGTAAAAGATAATGGCACAGGACTAATGGAGAATGAAAAGTACGTTCCTAATGACCATAGGGGATTGAATTCTATAAAAGAACAACTGCTTTTATTAAACGGTAAAATGACAATTTCAGAATGTAATTCTTCTGGTTTATGTGTTGCCATTCGAATTCCCATGAAAGGAGATCATTCCTATCAATATTTTATTAATAGATGA
- a CDS encoding response regulator: MIPINILLIDDHALFAKSLEIALEDCPEIDRFYSIQNIKNIIGTMEEFRPDITLIDINLSNISSEDGLGIAKSILESKRDMKIVILTGYDLPVYRYEAQKIGVSGFINKNIMPEQLLQILIEINEGSYYFPRSSDYVEELTDSEKQILQLLADGCKRKDIASMLYASERTISNHIQHIFDKLDVSSSLEAVTKGIRLGYIQPNYEK; this comes from the coding sequence ATCATTCCTATCAATATTTTATTAATAGATGACCATGCTTTATTTGCAAAAAGTTTGGAAATAGCCTTAGAAGATTGTCCTGAAATAGACCGTTTTTATTCAATACAAAATATTAAAAATATCATTGGAACCATGGAAGAGTTTAGGCCTGACATTACCTTAATAGATATTAATTTAAGTAACATCAGTAGTGAAGATGGTTTAGGAATAGCAAAAAGTATTTTAGAGAGTAAACGCGACATGAAAATAGTCATATTAACAGGGTATGATTTGCCTGTTTATAGATACGAAGCTCAAAAAATCGGAGTAAGTGGTTTTATTAATAAAAACATTATGCCCGAACAGTTATTACAAATCTTAATTGAGATTAATGAGGGTAGTTACTATTTTCCAAGGTCCTCGGACTATGTAGAGGAATTGACCGATAGTGAAAAACAAATCTTACAATTATTAGCTGATGGATGTAAGCGTAAAGATATTGCTTCTATGTTATATGCTAGTGAACGCACTATTTCAAACCATATTCAACACATATTTGACAAGTTGGATGTTTCATCCTCGTTAGAAGCTGTAACCAAAGGAATAAGATTAGGATATATTCAACCTAATTATGAAAAATAG